Proteins encoded within one genomic window of Flavobacteriales bacterium:
- a CDS encoding 30S ribosomal protein S21 encodes MLVIPVKEGENIERALKRYKKKFDRTGVIRELRRRQFYTKDSVVRREEMKKAAYINEKRLNEE; translated from the coding sequence ATGCTTGTCATTCCAGTAAAAGAAGGAGAGAACATCGAAAGAGCTCTCAAGCGTTACAAGAAGAAATTCGATCGTACCGGAGTTATCCGTGAACTCCGTAGAAGACAATTCTATACCAAGGACTCAGTTGTCCGTAGGGAAGAGATGAAGAAAGCCGCTTACATCAATGAGAAGCGCCTGAATGAAGAGTGA
- a CDS encoding tetratricopeptide repeat protein produces the protein MGREKHLKRKAAKKKKKSEALSAFQSRPLWLILPLIATLIAFQGIYDNEYINYDDDVYVTENVPLRTMDVETLFSEEYMNQYSPLAMTLMGQVFRISDGDPTAVRTYSVLIHVLCVLMVFVVFRQLFRDDYAAAALALLFGVHPMQVESVAWLAASMKIGSYTLFFLVSMWAYIRFKQTGKSKFYVLTFIAFLASCLCKEQAVVLPVVLVALDYLQGQSLFEKKTWFNKLPLLLISVIFGVVTLQASGGDELAQKIYEFSFADRVVFASYSIGMYVVKLFVPIDLSFFYTYPVKGEVPAYFYLFPFLVIGLLFGLWKAYLREKRWLVFGILFFLVNVALTTMTAIMSVRDVIMADRYVYLAALGVFFCFIQFTLNRAEKQSWLKYLPLILAVPFLMSSISRVESFQDSVTVFSDVIEKGQYEDRLNPYLALPYNNRGIAYKRAGQRDIALKDYEQAIASNPSYPNAHLNKGNLYFDAGQDEEALAAYDKVLSLQSDNAKALSARGAIYAKKKQYDKAIEDLSKAIKIDRYFLDAYSNRALTYLDMLQLDKAIADVSTIIGFAPDRDDMYEFRGYLYSQQSSYKQAHADFSQAIRLNPQKSNYYYNRAIANRGLGDKAAARQDADKARSLGYTVPQEFYDSIR, from the coding sequence ATGGGGCGGGAGAAACACCTTAAGCGGAAAGCTGCGAAGAAAAAGAAGAAGTCTGAGGCGCTATCAGCATTCCAGTCCAGACCACTTTGGCTCATCCTACCGCTGATAGCTACTCTCATTGCCTTTCAAGGCATCTATGACAACGAGTACATCAACTACGATGACGATGTATATGTGACAGAGAATGTACCCCTACGCACTATGGATGTGGAAACCCTATTCAGCGAGGAGTACATGAATCAGTATTCTCCCTTGGCCATGACCCTGATGGGACAGGTATTCCGTATCTCGGATGGGGACCCGACTGCTGTCCGCACCTACAGTGTGCTGATACATGTGCTTTGTGTGCTCATGGTCTTCGTAGTATTCAGACAACTGTTCAGAGATGATTATGCGGCTGCGGCTCTCGCGCTACTATTCGGGGTCCATCCCATGCAGGTGGAATCGGTGGCATGGTTGGCCGCTTCGATGAAGATCGGTAGCTATACGCTCTTCTTCCTGGTTTCCATGTGGGCCTATATCCGCTTCAAACAGACCGGCAAGAGCAAGTTCTACGTGCTCACTTTCATCGCTTTTCTGGCCAGTTGTCTATGCAAAGAACAAGCAGTGGTTCTACCCGTGGTGCTTGTGGCTCTGGACTATCTCCAAGGGCAATCGCTATTCGAGAAGAAGACATGGTTCAATAAACTACCCCTGCTTTTGATATCGGTGATATTCGGGGTGGTCACCTTGCAGGCATCGGGAGGTGATGAACTCGCCCAGAAGATCTACGAGTTCTCATTCGCTGACCGGGTGGTGTTCGCATCTTACAGCATAGGTATGTATGTGGTGAAGCTCTTTGTCCCGATCGACCTTTCCTTCTTCTATACCTATCCCGTCAAAGGAGAGGTTCCAGCATACTTCTATCTCTTCCCTTTCTTGGTCATCGGTCTATTATTCGGGCTATGGAAGGCCTACCTTAGAGAGAAACGCTGGTTGGTCTTCGGCATCCTCTTTTTCTTGGTCAATGTGGCCTTGACCACCATGACTGCCATCATGTCCGTGAGAGATGTGATCATGGCCGATCGCTATGTGTATCTGGCTGCTCTCGGGGTCTTCTTCTGTTTCATACAGTTCACGTTGAACCGCGCAGAAAAACAATCATGGCTGAAATATCTCCCGCTCATACTGGCTGTGCCTTTTCTCATGTCCAGTATCTCGCGTGTCGAGAGTTTCCAAGATAGCGTGACCGTTTTCAGTGATGTGATCGAAAAAGGTCAGTACGAAGACCGTCTCAACCCCTATCTGGCCTTACCGTACAATAACCGCGGAATTGCCTATAAACGGGCAGGTCAACGTGATATCGCATTGAAGGATTACGAGCAGGCCATTGCCAGTAATCCGAGCTACCCCAATGCGCATCTTAATAAGGGCAACCTCTATTTCGATGCGGGCCAGGATGAAGAGGCACTCGCTGCATATGATAAGGTGCTATCCCTTCAATCAGACAATGCCAAAGCCCTTTCAGCCCGAGGGGCCATCTACGCCAAGAAGAAACAGTACGACAAGGCTATAGAGGATCTATCCAAGGCCATTAAGATCGACAGGTACTTTTTGGACGCCTATTCCAATCGTGCTTTGACCTATCTGGATATGCTTCAACTGGACAAGGCCATAGCGGATGTCAGTACGATCATCGGTTTTGCTCCCGATAGGGATGATATGTATGAGTTCAGGGGCTACCTCTATTCCCAGCAGAGCAGCTATAAGCAGGCCCATGCTGATTTCTCACAGGCCATTCGTTTGAATCCTCAGAAGAGCAACTACTATTACAATCGGGCCATTGCCAATCGCGGTCTGGGAGACAAAGCAGCCGCCAGACAGGATGCGGACAAAGCCCGCTCATTGGGCTATACCGTACCCCAGGAATTCTACGATTCGATCAGATAA
- a CDS encoding tyrosine-type recombinase/integrase — protein sequence MQSEFLLYLSVEKHYSEHTVAAYAKDLEQFQEHLHSYGPELDITSAEAQWVRNWVVDLMDKGLSVRTVQRKISTLRSFYRYLKRNGYRVDNPVATLHTPKAPSRLPQFVEQEGMRSLFWDADLFPDDFSGLRDRCLMLLLYSTGIRLSELIGIQEADFSQDEIKVIGKRNKERLVPIARELKKTMEDYLEAKHSTIGATDHLLVLDNGQKLYPKFVYRRVNQYLGSVTTLSKKSPHVLRHTFATHMLENGAELQSIKEILGHANLAATQVYTHNSIDRLKKIHTKSHPRG from the coding sequence GTGCAGTCAGAATTCCTGCTATACCTTTCCGTAGAGAAACACTACTCTGAGCATACCGTGGCGGCATATGCCAAGGACCTCGAGCAATTCCAGGAACACCTTCATTCTTACGGTCCAGAACTGGATATCACTTCTGCCGAAGCACAATGGGTGCGTAATTGGGTGGTCGACCTGATGGATAAGGGCTTATCGGTACGTACCGTGCAGCGCAAGATCTCCACTCTGAGGAGTTTTTATCGCTACTTGAAACGCAATGGATACCGAGTAGATAATCCGGTAGCCACCTTGCATACTCCCAAAGCCCCTTCTCGCTTGCCTCAGTTCGTTGAACAGGAAGGCATGCGTTCCTTATTCTGGGATGCCGATCTGTTTCCTGATGACTTCAGTGGACTCAGAGACCGCTGCTTGATGTTGCTTCTGTATAGCACAGGGATTCGCCTATCAGAACTCATAGGTATCCAAGAGGCAGATTTCAGCCAAGATGAGATCAAGGTCATCGGCAAGCGGAACAAGGAGCGTCTCGTGCCTATCGCCCGTGAGCTGAAAAAGACCATGGAGGACTATTTGGAGGCCAAACACAGTACAATCGGAGCGACCGACCACCTATTGGTACTCGATAATGGTCAGAAACTCTATCCAAAATTTGTCTACAGACGGGTAAATCAATATCTTGGTAGTGTGACTACTTTGAGCAAGAAGAGTCCACACGTTCTTAGACATACGTTTGCTACACATATGCTGGAGAACGGAGCAGAATTGCAGTCCATCAAGGAGATTCTTGGTCATGCAAATCTTGCCGCGACTCAAGTCTATACCCATAACAGTATAGATCGCTTGAAGAAGATCCACACTAAATCGCATCCAAGAGGATGA
- a CDS encoding acyl-CoA dehydrogenase yields the protein MKFEQNENQRMISQMVRDFADKEIRPRLMEWDESQEFPVEVMKKLGGLGLLGVLVPEEYGGAGFGYLEYITAITEVAKVCGSIGLSVAAHNSLCTGHIMTFGNEEQKQKWLTKLSTGEWIGAWALTEPNTGSDAMRMKCTAKKEGDEWVLNGTKCWITHGISSDVIVAIVRTGELLDSHGMTAFVIERGTPGLKAGKKEDKLGMRSSETAEVIFEDCRIPEENVLGNVGDGFIQAMKILDGGRISIAALSLGIAKGAYEASRAYAKEREQFGRPIAEFQGIGFKLADMATQIEAAELLTFQAGDMKNRGVKMTKESAMAKYYASEVAVRVSTDAVQVFGGYGYTKEFPVEKFYRDSKLCTIGEGTSEIQKLVISRQILS from the coding sequence ATGAAATTTGAACAGAACGAGAATCAACGCATGATCTCACAGATGGTGAGGGACTTTGCAGATAAGGAGATAAGACCACGTCTCATGGAATGGGATGAATCCCAAGAATTCCCAGTAGAGGTCATGAAGAAGTTGGGTGGTCTGGGACTTCTTGGAGTTCTGGTTCCTGAAGAATACGGAGGTGCAGGCTTCGGATACCTGGAATACATCACTGCCATCACTGAAGTGGCCAAGGTCTGTGGATCTATAGGTCTATCGGTTGCTGCGCATAATTCACTCTGCACGGGCCACATCATGACCTTCGGTAATGAGGAGCAGAAACAGAAGTGGCTCACCAAACTCTCGACAGGAGAATGGATCGGAGCATGGGCTTTGACCGAACCCAATACGGGCTCGGATGCCATGCGCATGAAATGCACCGCCAAGAAAGAAGGCGATGAATGGGTGCTCAACGGGACCAAATGCTGGATCACTCACGGGATTTCTTCAGATGTGATCGTGGCCATCGTGCGCACCGGTGAGCTCCTGGATTCACACGGTATGACGGCTTTCGTCATAGAGCGCGGTACTCCGGGTCTCAAAGCCGGTAAGAAAGAAGATAAATTAGGGATGCGCAGCTCTGAGACCGCAGAGGTCATCTTCGAGGACTGCCGTATACCTGAAGAGAATGTGTTGGGCAATGTCGGGGATGGATTCATTCAGGCCATGAAGATCCTGGATGGAGGACGTATCTCTATTGCCGCCCTTTCCCTCGGGATTGCTAAAGGGGCCTATGAAGCTTCGCGAGCTTATGCGAAGGAGAGAGAGCAGTTCGGTAGACCCATTGCTGAATTTCAAGGGATAGGTTTCAAATTGGCCGATATGGCCACTCAGATAGAAGCAGCGGAATTACTCACATTCCAGGCGGGTGACATGAAGAACCGAGGAGTCAAGATGACCAAGGAGTCTGCCATGGCCAAATACTATGCATCCGAGGTGGCAGTGAGAGTATCTACTGATGCTGTCCAAGTCTTTGGAGGTTACGGATACACCAAGGAGTTTCCCGTAGAGAAATTCTATCGGGATTCGAAATTGTGCACCATAGGAGAGGGGACTTCAGAGATTCAGAAATTGGTGATTTCAAGACAGATCCTCTCCTGA
- the raiA gene encoding ribosome-associated translation inhibitor RaiA yields the protein MQVEVRSVHFTADIKLIDFIKGKLKKLEQFQDNIIDSEVFLKLDNTNTLTNKITEIKLNIPGKDLFAKKQAKTFEEATDEAVDALRRQLLKRKGKLKTA from the coding sequence ATGCAAGTAGAAGTAAGATCCGTTCATTTCACGGCCGATATCAAGTTGATCGACTTCATCAAAGGAAAGTTGAAGAAGTTGGAGCAATTCCAAGACAACATCATCGACAGTGAGGTTTTTCTGAAACTGGATAATACCAACACACTGACCAATAAGATCACAGAGATAAAACTCAATATTCCCGGAAAGGATCTCTTTGCCAAGAAGCAGGCAAAGACCTTCGAAGAAGCAACGGACGAGGCAGTAGATGCCTTGCGTAGACAATTATTGAAGCGTAAAGGCAAGCTGAAAACTGCCTGA
- a CDS encoding adenine phosphoribosyltransferase: protein MTTTLTTLENRVERAIRNVPDFPKPGIMFKDITPVLEDPRLCHDVVEELADRCRSMKVEAIAGVESRGFLFGMPLAIRLGVPFITVRKKGKLPYHTVSYSYDLEYGSAEIEMHQGSVTKGMRVMIHDDLLATGGTAAATAELILQEGGHVAGFTFLVELAFLEGTKRLEPYTSEIENIVSYA, encoded by the coding sequence ATGACCACCACATTGACGACATTGGAAAATAGAGTAGAACGGGCCATTCGCAATGTGCCTGACTTCCCCAAGCCGGGTATCATGTTCAAGGACATTACACCGGTCTTGGAAGACCCTCGACTATGTCATGATGTGGTCGAAGAACTGGCAGATAGATGTCGATCTATGAAGGTAGAGGCCATTGCCGGGGTAGAAAGCAGGGGATTCCTCTTCGGAATGCCCCTGGCGATACGTTTGGGAGTTCCTTTCATTACCGTACGTAAGAAAGGAAAGCTCCCGTACCACACGGTTTCCTACAGCTATGACCTGGAATACGGGAGTGCGGAGATAGAGATGCACCAGGGCTCAGTGACCAAGGGTATGCGTGTGATGATCCATGATGATCTCCTTGCAACAGGAGGTACGGCAGCTGCTACCGCTGAACTCATCTTGCAGGAGGGTGGACACGTGGCCGGATTCACATTCTTGGTAGAATTGGCTTTCTTAGAAGGGACCAAAAGGTTGGAGCCGTACACATCGGAAATCGAGAATATAGTGTCTTACGCTTAA